A section of the Humulus lupulus chromosome 2, drHumLupu1.1, whole genome shotgun sequence genome encodes:
- the LOC133816605 gene encoding uncharacterized protein LOC133816605 produces SSSSSSSSSSSSSSSSSSSSSSSSSSSSCSSRSSNSSSNSRSSTSSSTSSNSSSSSSSSSSSSSSSSCSSSCSSSNRHSSSNSSSSSSSSSSSSSNSSSSSSSISSSSSSRHSSCSSRSRSSSSSSRHCSSSSSSSSSSSSSSSSSSSSSSSSSSSSSISSSSNSSNSSSSMSSSNSSSSSSSSSSSSSRSSRSSSSSSSSSSSSSSSNSSSSSSSSRHSSSSSSSSSNSSRHSSSSSSSSSSSRSRSGGSSGNSGSDGNSSDSSSSNGSSSSSSSSSSSSSSSSSSCSSSSSSSSSSSSCSSSSSSSSSSSSSSISSSNSSSSSRSSSSSSSSRSSGRHSSSRNDSSSSSSSSSNSCSSS; encoded by the coding sequence agcagcagtagcagtagcagtagtagcagcagtagcagtagtagcagcagtagcagcagtagcagtagtagcagcagtagcagctgcagcagcagaagcagcaacagtagtagcaaCAGCAGAAGTAGCACGAGCAGTAGCACGAGCagtaatagcagtagtagcagcagtagcagtagtagtagcagcagcagcagtagttgtagcagtagttgtagtagtagcaatagacatagtagtagcaacagtagtagtagcagtagtagtagtagcagtagcagtagcaacagcagcagcagtagtagtagcattagtagtagcagtagcagtagacacagtagttgtagcagtcgcagtcgtagtagcagcagcagtagtagacactgtagtagtagtagcagcagcagtagcagtagtagtagtagtagtagtagcagcagcagcagtagcagtagtagtagtagcagcagcagcatcagtagcagtagtaacagtagtaaTAGCAGCAGTAGCAtgagtagtagcaatagcagtagcagcagtagtagcagtagtagtagcagtagcaggagcagtagaagtagcagcagcagtagcagcagcagcagcagcagcagcagcagcaacagcagtagtagtagtagtagcagtagacacagtagcagcagcagcagcagtagtagcaatagcagtagacacagtagtagcagcagtagtagcagtagtagcagcaggagtAGGAGCGGCGGCAGCAGCGGCAACAGCGGCAGCGACGGCAACAGCAGCGACAGTAGTAGCAGCAacggcagtagtagtagtagtagcagcagcagtagtagtagtagtagcagcagcagtagctgtagtagcagtagtagtagcagtagcagcagcagtagctgtagtagcagtagtagtagcagtagcagcagcagtagcagtagcatcagtagtagcaatagcagtagtagcagtcgcagtagtagtagtagcagcagtagcaggagtagcggTAGACACAGTAGTAGCAGAAAcgatagtagtagcagtagcagcagcagcagcaatagttgtagtagcagc